The Drechmeria coniospora strain ARSEF 6962 chromosome 02, whole genome shotgun sequence genome has a segment encoding these proteins:
- a CDS encoding glycosyltransferase family 2, whose protein sequence is MDELARNLAGIGASILLHLVPSPTLWRSTSFWAFIFWGVWIHRYLRLLVHCVSHWTYKSKPIPAKASFTNEDVTVVIPTIHHAFEELRPSLLSILACRPAELILVTTHGKRESLESVVNSLAFPNVRVMHTHIANKRLQVCEALPEVKTSITIMADDDVTWPSTMLPWILAPFEDPKIGGVGTSQRVKRERNASWTARMWNWLGAAYIERRNFEISATHNIDGGTSCMSGRTGAYRSEILSSHEFLEGFKNEKWRRWILNADDDNFVTRWLVGHQWKTWIQYNPECELETTLENGHKFLYQCTSQQPWCVYALHIATFTSLTFAVDPLLLASCWWATGEWSYGNRQYAFWSQFMFMFGFTKVVKLLGLFRRHPIDVVFLPASIIFGYLHGLIKLYALMTLNMPCHAGTPSRAWNRSLTVAKTSWGSRADADADDDQRLAPAPAQSMVLKTPPGSTSLILYNVRQKVRPMSGWTGDAGNKREGKTVWAAYESETPHRALRPSLPLLEMQEAIGRTAAAAH, encoded by the exons ATGGACGAATTGGCCCGAAACCTGGCAGGTATCGGTGCATCGATCCTCCTACACCTTGTTCCGTCCCCCACGCTTTGGCGGTCGACCTCCTTTTGGGCTTTCATCTTCTGGGGCGTATG GATTCATCGCTATCTTCGTCTGCTCGTCCACTGCGTGAGCCACTGGACCTACAAGTCCAAGCCCATCCCGGCCAAGGCGTCGTTCACGAACGAAGACGTCACCGTGGTCATACCCACGATTCACCATGCTTTCGAGGAGCTTCGACCGTCCCTCCTGAGCATCCTGGCTTGCCGTCCAGCGGAGCTAATCCTCGTCACGACGCACGGCAAGCGCGAGAGCCTCGAGAGCGTTGTCAATTCGCTGGCGTTCCCCAACGTTCGCGTCATGCACACGCATATCGCGAACAAGAGACTTCAGGTCTGCGAGGCGCTCCCCGAGGTCAAGAcgtccatcaccatcatggccgacgacgacgtgacGTGGCCGTCTACGATGCTGCCCTGGATTCTTGCCCCCTTTGAGGACCCAAAGATCGGAGGCGTGGGAACGTCCCAGCGAGTCAAGCGGGAGCGGAACGCCTCGTGGACGGCCAGGATGTGGAATTGGCTCGGTGCAGCGTACATTGAGCGTCGAAACTTTGAGATCTCGGCCACGCACAACATTGACGGCGGCACCTCGTGCATGTCGGGCCGCACCGGCGCCTACCGGTCCGAGATACTGTCAAGTCACGAGTTCCTCGAAGGCTTCAAGAACGAGAAGTGGCGGAGATGGATTCTgaacgccgacgacgacaacttCGTCACTCGCTGGCTCGTCGGTCACCAGTGGAAGACGTGGATACAGTACAACCCGGAATGCGAGCTCGAGACGACGCTGGAGAACGGGCACAAGTTCCTCTACCAGTGCACGAG CCAGCAACCGTGGTGCGTGTACGCCCTGCACATCGCGACCTTCACCTCCCTGACCTTTGCCGTCGACCCGCTGCTGCTTGCCTCGTGCTGGTGGGCGACTGGGGAGTGGAGTTATGGGAATCGCCAGTACGCGTTCTGGAGCCAGTTCATGTTCATGTTTGGATTCACCAAGGTCGTGAAGCTCTTGGGTCTATTCCGCCGACACCCAATCGACGTCGTCTTCCTTCCCGCCTCGATCATTTTTGGATATCTGCATGGGCTTATCAAGCTGTACGCCCTCATGACGCTTAACATG CCTTGCCATGCGGGTACGCCTTCTCGTGCGTGGAACAGGTCGCTGACGGTCGCGAAGACGTCCTGGGGCAGccgcgccgatgccgatgccgatgacgaccAGCGCCTGGCACCGGCCCCCGCGCAGTCCATGGTCCTCAAGACTCCGCCAGGTTCCACCTCGCTCATCCTCTACAACGTCCGTCAGAAGGTACGACCGATGTCTGGCTGgaccggcgacgccggcaacAAGCGGGAAGGGAAGACGGTCTGGGCGGCGTACGAGTCGGAAACGCCGCACAGAGCTCTGCGTCCATCCTTGCCGCTCCTGGAGATGCAGGAGGCTATCGGTCGCACGGCCGCAGCGGCCCATTGA